The nucleotide sequence GATTTTATGGTCTCGATCTGGAAGAATTAGTAGAACCTGAGCTAGCCACCTTATGTTTTTATGCAAGATATTTAACTCAAATTATTTCCTCATACCTCTTAGTCTTCCTAAGGTACAATTTTCTTCACACCAGGTGGTCTAATTTCTGAAAGTGAAATTGCAAAGACTTTTACTGTTGGAAATCTGTGTTTTATTAGAACAGCTGGTTGAAGTTCATCAAGTGTTTTAAAGGCCATGGGAAATTCTGACATTGGAATGCACAagcatgttttgtttttagtatTGTAGAGCTTGAAAACATCTTCTCACTCTTAGGCTTGTCTTTGCTTAGTCGTAGACAcagttttttaaaaggtgggTTTAACCCATATGGCTTGATTGAATAACTTTTTTATGACATGCACAGTTTGGAGAAGATAGCAATCAGAGTTTAATCTTGTTTCTGATTAATTTTGGGctctaaaataaaaacatttaggATGAAGGCTGACCTGGAAATAATGAGCTGTGGGTCCTTTTATAAAGGATGCATTATGTTTAGGCAGCAATGCAACACAGAACTTGTTAAATTATTTTGTTACTAATTCAATGAACACAGTGTTGCAATTGATAATGTTACTTAATGTTGTGAGTCATCTTGATAATTTTGTTACAGAGTGGGTTGTATAAACAccctaagtaaaataaataattgttgaACCTGGTGTCTTAAACAAGACATTCCTGGTGTCTTCTGGAGGAATTTTCACTTAGTCACTGTCGAGAGcaaaacataccatatttttctgtgtataagatgcccccatgtgtAAGATGACCCctgttttttaaaacccaaaattaagaaattaagttgtttagcttttttggggggtgggagaggtcACTTCTGTCAATtgctcacccgcctgccccccactgctgaatgcttgccacagccactgccaatcgTACACCTAGCTGCAGCCACCAATTGTTTGCCTGCCTTGCCAATCGCCTGCCCAGTTGCCACAGCCAAAGCCAATCGCCAACAGGTCTTGCTGTATCCACCAATCACTCACCCAATTGCTTCTGCCAATcgcctgcttgctgctgccattaatcacatGTCCcctctctgcattcactatccatgtataagacgacaccgatcattgtcttatacacggaaaaatacttTAAGTGGCTTGATATCTCCCTTCCTTGAAATTATATGGATCCCCCCATTACACATTCCTCAGTTTGTAGAATAGTACCAGTGTGTTCATGCAGCTTCATTTGTGTACCAGAAGCCCTGGATTGTCTCAGGATAACTTGTTCTTGAACCCTTTGAATAACAATGGCAGATACTGATTGCATACAATACAATTGATACATTTATCTGTTCTTTGTCCTGCAGAAGCTGCTTGTGCTACCCCACTGATATGTAGCTTTGGACGGCCTGTTGACCTCGAAAAAGACGACTACCAGAAAGTGGTATGCAACAATGAACATTGTCCCTACAGCACTTGGATGCATCTTCAGTGTTTTTATGAATGGGAGAGCAGCATTCTGGCCCAGTTCAATTGCATCGGGAGAGCAAGGAGTTGGAATGAGAAGCAGTGTCGACAAAACATGTGGACCAAGAAGGGATATGATCTCGCCTTTCGTTTTTGCTCTTGCCGGTGTGGACAAGGCCACTTAAAGAAAGACACCGATTGGTACCAAGTAAAACGGATGCAAgacgagaagaagaagaagtctgtGTCCGAAAAGAGCACTGGGAGGTCAACCTCGGAGTCCTCGGAAGATGTTAAGAAGTGCAGACCTGCCAACAAACCGCAGAAAGGTTTAAACCACGATATCCAACGGCGGCATTCGATGGATCGGCAGAATTCTCAAGAGAAAGGCACCGCTAGCAGTAGCTACCCAGTCCGTTCTCCCTGTGGTTCTCCAGGCCAGTCCCCTCCCGCTGGCTACTCTGTCCTTGCCCCCACACATTTCAGTGGGCCTCGCTCTTCACGATACTTAGGAGAATTTCTGAAGAACGCGATTCATCTAGAACCTCACAGGAAGAACATGGCCAATAGCGGCATGTTCCGGAATGCCCACTTTGATTATGGGGCATCTGGGCTACAAGCACATAGGTCGGGACATTTTGATGCCCCTGTCCAGTTTTTGAGGAGGCTTGACCTATCTGAACTTCTTGCTCACATCCCCCGGCATAAATTGAACACTTTCCATGTTCGGATGGAAGATGATGCCCAGGTTGGTCAAGGAGAAGATCTACGGAAATTCATTCTTGCAGCGCTCAGTGCCAGTCACCGAAATGTTGTCAACTGTGCATTATGCCATAGGGCATTGCCAGTATTTGAACAGTTTCCTTTGGTGGATGGAACCTTGTTTCTTAGCCCATCAAGACATGATGAAATTGAATATGATGTTCCCTGTCACCTTCAAGGTATGGGTTGCTTCATTTCTTAATGAAAACTTTGCAATTTATATCTCATTTACTGTGCTGCGTTTTCTGGCAGAAATATACCTTACCATGGAACTGTGTTTAACTGCAGAGAAGCTCTATACTTGTTCAGGTGTAAGAGAAAAGGAAGAATATAAACACAGGAGTGGGAACACGGGGATGAAGATGTTAGATCCATCTCTATCTCCATCAGTCCATGCTAGTTACAAGTCTGAAGTGGGCAAGCTGCTTCTACTTGTGAAAGTCCTTGTTACAGAAAGGGGCTTCAAGATTCAACATCACATGGGTTGTCTCCTTGAGAGGCTCCTCTGCTTCATACAGTTGAGGGCAACAGGGATTACAGGGGTGGAAAGAAAGTGGATCTAGTGTTGTGACAGTGGCCTTTTCATGTGCCATATTCTCCGATTTCTCTTAACACCTGAGTCGGGCTAGTATGTGAAAGGAATATGGGTTGCTTTGCTCTTTCTCTGCCTACTGTTAGGCCTCAGCCCTCAATTACAGACTTTTATTTACTCTCACAAACATGTGGATCTCTGCCAGGGATGAAGTGATATGGGTGGAAGagttgctgggggtggggtggaatgtcCCTGCAAAAGAAGTGAAAAATGACATGGTTAGGGACAGGAGAAGAAGAATGAAGTGGTATGCCATGATGGATATATGGAAGTTCAGAGAATATTCCAACTACGTGTTTATAGAGAGGAGGAAGGTAGAGGTGGTGGTTTTTAGTTCATTGTGactctggttccctgtatctaCATTGGGCAGTGTTCAAACCAGAGTTTGAAAACTACTTCAGATCATAGTTTGAAGTTGCGTGTTAACCATAGTTCACCCACTTCGTATGTCATGAAATCTGCTCACAAGGATTACTCTTGCAGCATGCTTCCAGTCCTGGTTTAGAGGATTGCAAAATAGTTTGTGAATTGGAccgttctgttattttcttcacTTGGTGAAATTTTTGTAAGACAGAAAGGCAACTGACCTATCAAATTATGCCAGTCATGGAATTTCTCAACGTATATATTGCATAATCAGATCAGAATAGCCATTCTAAATCATGGCAAAGCTACATTTAGGCAAGCATCCTGTCTTCAGCAGGTCCAACCAGAGGGCCTTAGGAAGCTCAGAGTGAGGACAAGCTCAGGGTAGACACCCCCCGTCTGTTTAGAGTAGGGCTGAGGCACCTGTGGCCTGCCAGTTAGGGTTGGATCatgttagccccagccagcatggccagtggccagcgGCCAACCATCATGGAATTGGAGGCTACTTCAGAGGCATGTCTATTCCCCGTTTCTAGTCTAGAGCTGCTGGTATCCGAGGTAAACCTGCCTGGCTATATCAATTCCTCTGGGCTACCATGACTGGTCACTTTTAAAACTCTACAATAAACTTTTAACCTTCTCGTATGCTAATAGCCACCATGGTACACAATGATGAATTCCACCTATTCTGCAAGTTACTGTTGATTATGTTAACTTCCTGCCTTCTTTACAGGATGAACTCCACTGTTTCAAAACAGAAAatcatttctctctctgcctttacAGGCCATTTATAATCTTGCAAAGTTTTATTACTATACCGCCTAGTTTCTCTCCCATCTACACTTTAACAATTCTCAACCTCTTGAAGCggtgtctctctccctccccctccatagCCAAAGATACTATATTTCCCTTGTTAACTTCAGTGGCTGTCGTTAATATTCTAGAATAAAAAGTGGGATGTGAGAATAACATTTCATGTTATTCATATATTTTTGGAAAAGTAGCGTGTGAGATTTCATGTGCCCGTTATTTAACATGCCAAATAGGAGCACGGAGGGGTTCCTTTATATGAGCCAAAAGCTGGGTATTTCTCAgtaattttatatgtatataattaTTGCAGTACCTCAGTAGATACATCTAAGTAGACACATGCATCTAGGTACAATTTCCAGAAATTATTAAGGTACTTTCAGAGCACAGGCCTAAAATTTGGTAAACCTGTTGTGAAACATACCTGTTGTATAACATACACAGTTAAAAAGGGCAGTTTTGCATTATATTTTTTAAGATATTATATATGGCACAAAAATGAGCTTCAGGGAGGTGATCACAAAAGTATAAAATCcacaatacaatattaaaaacagcaaaaaatgaataaatgatagTACATTCTAGAGTTCAGGATGCTACCACATTctcatttctacacacacagtGTACGTCTCTTACAAGTAGAACATGggatctttctctgtctctctcaaaaATTTCCTAAGACCTGCCACTATAAAATGGCCAAACTAACCATAGATGGATGAAATACTTCGCTATTGCAGTTCCAAAGTACTTGGGGAGCGGTAGCTGGAAATGTCTGGAAACTGGAACTTCCCCTTTTTCGTTTATTGTACCCAGGAACATACCGAACGTTTTCAGAATGCATTTTCTTACCAAAAATGTATTTCAGAGTACCAAATCTTTGTTTTCCTCTTTACAGGAAGGCTTATGCACCTCTATGCTGTTTGTGTAGACTGTTTAGAAGGAGTTCACAAAATTATCTGCATAAAGTGCAAGTCCCGGTGGGATGGAAGCTGGCATCAACTGGGAACCATGTACACATATGATATTCTAGCAGCGTCTCCCTGTTGTCAGGTTAGTATACAGAATTACAGCTTCTATCTTATCTCTAACTaggcagaaaagaagaagagttagaTTTCTGATCGGTAAAGTAAGACAGTTGAGATTTCCATTCAATTTATCTAGATAAAatgcattgggggtgggggagaggggagggcggCAATAATTAGAAAAGATGCAAGGAACCACTATATATATGTTATGCATGGGGGTTTCCTGAAAGCCTTCTGATGAGGGAGAGGCAGAGTCTGTTGCATCAGTGGTCCCTCTTTCCTGCCTTGTTCCTTTTTGTACAGCTGAATGCTTGAAAAGGGCCCATAGATTTATTATCTTGGTAACAAGAAGGTCAGAGACTAAGACAGAATACATAAAAAGGCACTTCCAATCCCTCCCTACTCAGGACTGATTCTTACTTTATTTCTTTGTATTTCGGCACATGTACCTGAAAACAAAATAGATGCACAGCCTTTCAAGTACGAAAGGTAGGCATATGTAGAAAGCTTGTTGGAAAAACCCCGCAAAACAAATCCTGACACAGTTTCTCTTTCGGTGTTTCTGGGCTGCATGCAGCACTGCATGCacagatttctgcttgcacaacagaacttatTTTTCCTCTCTTATCCCTGCACCCCTCCCCAAACCTGCCCCGGAGGGTCCCCccaaccccctggagcagagTTTGAGGGTGTGCTGGGAGCtgcaggggagaggaaaggaggaggaacttctgttgtgcaagcagaagtctgttGCACAAGTGCAATGGCAACTTTTGATACCACcctctgttgttttttaatcaaatATGTCTTTACTTCTCTGTTGCACAAGTAGGCAAAACAGTTATAAACAACAACCCTCTGTTTTAAGTCTTAAAAGAAACACACGCCTGCCTGACTCCAAACATATATGCTATTCACACTTACTGGGGCACACATGTCTGCCCGAGTGCAAAGAATTAAGTGAGAATCTGTATCAAGTTCCTGGCTGAATTGTATGTGAGTAAATGATTTTTGAGACATCTCTTGTTTtgtctccctgcctccccacacccTCTTCCAGGCTCGACTGAACTGTAAACACTGTGGGAAACCTGTTATAGATGTACGTATTGGAATGCAGTATTTCTCTGAATACAGCAATGTTCAGCAGTGCCCACACTGCGGAAACTTGGACTACCATTTTGTGAAGCCATTTTCGTCGTTTAAAGTTCTGGAGGCTTATTGACAAAAGCTTTGCCATAGTAATAGCTATTTTATGAGTATTGTTCCTTTATTTTACATATCTTTTATAAGATCTGTTctgtgagggggaggggagggggctttttttttttctaACTGAAAGAAAGTGCAGCAGCTTTGTGTGATTGTGTACATGTGTTCCTAATGTAGATATGTGTCATCAAAACCGTGGTCCTCTTGCCATGATCTCAGTTGAAGGCAAGGGATGGGACAACAGATTGTCTCTCGCTCTCTGCGCTCATctaagcagggaggggggaacaccACTCTCTTCTAATTAGGGCAGAGCAACTTCAAGACATGGAGAGAAGTTACAGAAACCAGCGACTGGTTccaaatatatttcttttcttgttgtaCGTGTAGATttggagggaagggggaggatcTTCATAAATGGCTCAAAGAAGTGGATGGAAAATCCTATGACTGTCCTTACAGATGGATGGAATATTATCTATGGAACAGGGTGATAGGACCTCCTAGCTAAGGAGCTCTTTGTCGTTATTTCTGCCCTGGCCCCATGTGCTCAAATACACTCCACATCCCAATATGATGTGTGGGCCACTGAGAAGAGAAAGAGGCATTCTGAAGGGTCTCAAGTTGGCATAATCTCTCCATGgtttaaaccacaaagcctcaCATCTTACCCTTAGATCCACTCTGTGCATTTGCTGTGTCTGGATGAGGTTGGTGGTCAGGCTGGATGAGATCCCAGTGTTTGCCTCTTTCGTAAGAGAAACTCCCACGTTGTTGTTCCCTGCTGAATTTGCTACCGTCATCCCTGGGAGCAAGATCTTGTCTTGATAGTATAAGTAGTGCTAGCTCATATACTTTGAGGTTCTGTCTGATGAGGTGAACTTAAAACTTTGACAAATGAATGTAATGCTATGTCAGAAAATGcactgtttaaaacaaaaaaacaaccccccttATTTTTGCATAGTGTCTTCCTGGAGTATATATTTGATAATCGGAGCTACTCTCACTGACAGATCATACTGTTTCCGCTAACATTGTAATTCTAGTAGTCAGGGAAGTTGCTTCTACCAAAACAAACACTGAGATCTTAATTAGTTGCATTAGTTCAGCTTCtttgaaagcattaaaaaaaaattcttgcgGTTCTCAGAAGGATTATTGAGCTCAGTGCAAAACCTGTTATTAAGAGGTTCCGTGCATCGGTTGGTTTGACCCTTTTGTCTCTTACTGCACAAATGTAGGAAATGAGGTACAAACCAAATGGATTGTGTTGCTTAAAGTGGTCCACTCGGATGCCTGAATTTTCCTGTAGGGTAGATAAACTAAATGAAATACTACATTTTAAAGAACATAACCCTTCACTCGAGCCAAGCTGGTATGCACCAGTGGTACAGGGTTTGTCCAAAcatcccattttaaaaaataactagaATTGGTGTAAGCATGCCCTAAGATTGTGTGCAGGCTCATGTGTAAATGGGAATTGTGGAATCAGCTGGGATGCCTTGGAATGGCAGGCTAAAGGTTCCGAAGAGCATCTTTGGATCACAGAATGGGCTTCTGTTTTAACAGGTCTTTGTGCCATATAACAAACTGCAGCACTTTGTCATGTAGTAGTGCCCTGAAGACCCCTTGGGTACATGGAattaaattctttctttctttctttctttctttctttctttctttctttctttctttctgcttgttTGTTTACCCTGGCCATGATCTAGGTGGTGCTAAAATATGAAGGTAGATGCTACCTTATTTTAAACCAGTTGACTTCTACTTTTGGATACCTATTTTGAAATGGCATTTTTACTTAACTTGTAAAACCTGTAATTTAGCATTGGGTTGAGGAATCCAaagtgaaattaatgaactgaTTGATTTTTGCATTCCCAGTAGATTCAGAATCAAAACCAGTGAGATTTATGAACAAAAAATTCACatgatgtttgtattttaattctTATCATAGGCTCCTTATGATTTTGTGCAAGATGTTTGGTTTTTAAAGGAGGGAATATGTTATCTTTTAAATTCTGATTGTCTGGagtattttgttttttggaaCAGATATTGAAAATGGATGATCTGCTTGAAAACTTTATGGGACTATTATTCATAAAATAATTTCCTAAGAGAAGTAGCTTAAATTACTTTCTGTAAATTAGCAGAAATGTCAGCCTGGGTGTTTTATTTGGATGGAGTGGGGTTAGCCATCCCCCTTGTACACTGCAGCTCTGATCAGATCTACCCCCTGAGCTGTTTTTAGGTGCAGAAAATGACATGGGAAGAGCAAATCACAGTTCATCAATATAAGGTTGATCCTAAGTCATTGGCACAACCTCAGTGCATGAGAATACACACTTAAGCTCCATGAAATTTACCGTAAGTGGATCTAATCAGCCCAAACTCCCTACTGCATAATAGACACTGTGTAGCTTGGCAAAATATAGTTTGCAAAGATGTGACTCCTCCATTGTACTTAAGGCAAGTATGGATTTAAAATGAGTCACACAGTCTCAAAAGTATGCAAAAACCTAATAAAGCGAATATATAACACACAGTACGCTGCCTCGTAAACTAAGGCTTCTGCTTAATATTAAAATGTCCAGTCCTTGCAACAGCTCTGACTGTTTGAACAGCTGATGTAGTCTTTGGATCAAAATAATGCTACTTAGAATTCTCACTTCCCAAAATACTcactttcatatatatttttctttgttaatCAAGAGGTCAGAACAACTGCAATCAAGGCGGGTCAGCTGCAATtaagcttttgtttgttttcagctgAAGTGGATATAAGCATTTTCAGATTTTATCTTCCAGTTTGTATACTGCATACAGCTAGGCATTTTGGATGGATTTCAAATCATGTGGCACTGACTGACCATTCTGCATCTGAAGGGAAGAATGGTGGCGGTTCTGTCATTGTATGCCTCACTATTTGAGGCCTGAAGCGCCTTCCAAATTTGCATTTTTGATTAGGTTGCCCTCAAGAAATCTGTGTACGGCTCACAGAGGCCCTGAGCTTACACTTAATGTGCATGTTTTATATGCATGCTTAAGCCCACACCTCTGCAAACAGCCTCACTGTTCTGCAGTTTGTACACAGAAGGCTGTGCTCAGTAAGTAGCTTCACAGAACGGCCATTGAGAGAAGGGGACAGAGGGTGTGCCAGACCTCCACTTCCCCTGCTTCCTCAACAggaactgccaggaggccctGTTGCCATAGCTCCTAGGCCTTCCACGCACCTATATTGCCAAGTGGCACTCCATGGGGAGCCAGATTGTACTCTCAAGTTGCTGATTCCTAGAGTTTAAGGTAATGGTGGCACAAGAGTGGTAGGAGTTGGTATCTGAAACTACAGATGACCATGACAAGGGAGATTCAGGCTAAGTTTTAGTATTCCAGCCGGAAAGTGGTAAAGCAGATCATACTACCAGATTTAATTTGCCTTTTAAGGAGGAGTCATAATTTATGGGTCTAGCCCATCCAAGGCTAGGTAAGGTTTTTAACTCCTTGTTGTTTTAAATCGGTGGCTTTCTTACGGACACTTCGATTGCACTGACGAAAACGTAACAGACCCTGTTCAAATGCATCTTCCCGGGTGCACTGGAAAGTGGCACTTGAGACCCTCAAAGATGGAATTTCAGTGTTTTCTGAGATACCACTGCATAACTCTGTGTGTCACCATCTAAAAAAACCAGTATTTGCAGGAATTAAATTGCAAGGACACAGTGTTAATCAGATGAAAGGTTAGGCGCTAAACCAAGAGGCCTGTGCGAAAAAGGATATTAAATTTTGCCAGCAAAAAGTACCAGTGGCTTTATGTGCCACAAATGTGAGTAACATGTTGCACATAAAAGGTGCAAGCAGTTTTATATTAACAGCATGCACAATTGTCCACTGTATTTTAGTACGATCAGAGTATTTTTGTTTTGAAACCAGATTAGCCATGAAATTCTATATTATAAGGCAATTGTCCTTGAGTTAATATGGGCCTGGCTGTCTTGTTCTGTTGCTTAATGTAATACTTCCAGGCAGCGATGGCCAACttggtggtttgcagaaggtgcCTGGACTGCTCTCCAGGTTACAGCCAGAGTGCAAGGCATGATGGCATCACTTCTCACCTGCCTCCTCATGCCACTCTGCTCACACATCCTGATGGGAGGAATGCCTGTCAGGTAAGCAGTGGCTCCTTACCTGCTCTGTTTTGGCCTGGCCAGCCTCACATAGGAAGCAGCACTAATCTGGCAAAAGAAGCCTTCAAGGAAGATGCACACGGTTCTGTACCTGGTAAGCAATCCTTTCTTCAGAAGCTGAGAGTTACTGTGAATCTTCTGCTACGATTCTCATGCTCTGTGGccaagctgccttgtggggtaaGACAGTTTCATGGCAAGGGAGCAGCGAAGGCCTCTCTGGGAACTCCTGGGTTATATTGCATCTGGGAAGTCTTTATTTTTCATCCATTATTTGTTTTAGTGAGAAAACAGACCCCTAAATTCCATGCCCATATAGTTTCTCCGCAAAATATCAGGAAGCTTTTATTTACTGAGGCACTCACATTGATAAAGCTATGCCAGAAACATGACAGAAAGCTTCGTTTATCACATACCTCTTAACACGTTGAAAATgggtgggtttggggttttttggcacTTGCAGATATAAACTAAGTTTTGTTCCTACTATTGCTATAAAAAAGGCATTGGGAATTAGATATTGGAGTCTCTGATCACTGCCATGATCTCTGATCACTGCCAAAACTGGGACTAATGGGAATTTGAATTGGGCAACAGGTGCCCCCATCCCTGTTGTAAAAGTACATTTAAAATGGTATGAGGGAAAAGCGCAGCAAATCTACATGCAGTCCTAAGATGTTTAGCACCAGTAGAGCCCTAAAGTGTAGAGCTTGACTTCATCTAGTATGATTCTGTGGCAACAATCAAACAAGGCCCTGCTAATCCGTTAAGTCTACCTAAGACAGTGTCAGATTGTGGCTTTTGTCTGTTAATAACTAACACATGAAATGGGTGGATTTCTGAGAGCAAGGTTTGAGGCAACATGTGATTCTGTCAGTGTGTTCTGTTGATGAGAAGACATGTCGCAAGTTTATGTTCATTTCTCTCTGATTTTATTGTACGAGGTATTCAAGGACAAAGTTGTGAGGTTACAAAGCCAGCCCCGCTACGTTTGTCAAAAAAGCCTTttttttccaaaaggaaaaaaaacaaaacagttttggATTGCACTTTTGCAGAGGAAAGAATATGTACATAGCAAATGAATGTTGATGAAATTTAAAATAATTGGT is from Podarcis raffonei isolate rPodRaf1 chromosome 3, rPodRaf1.pri, whole genome shotgun sequence and encodes:
- the HECA gene encoding headcase protein homolog, translating into MPNQKSSKGKKNKRANSSGDEQENGALAAAGAAGGGAALAAVVAAGGASGPAAAAGSAGGSGGAAAAAGSAPGDSKNEAACATPLICSFGRPVDLEKDDYQKVVCNNEHCPYSTWMHLQCFYEWESSILAQFNCIGRARSWNEKQCRQNMWTKKGYDLAFRFCSCRCGQGHLKKDTDWYQVKRMQDEKKKKSVSEKSTGRSTSESSEDVKKCRPANKPQKGLNHDIQRRHSMDRQNSQEKGTASSSYPVRSPCGSPGQSPPAGYSVLAPTHFSGPRSSRYLGEFLKNAIHLEPHRKNMANSGMFRNAHFDYGASGLQAHRSGHFDAPVQFLRRLDLSELLAHIPRHKLNTFHVRMEDDAQVGQGEDLRKFILAALSASHRNVVNCALCHRALPVFEQFPLVDGTLFLSPSRHDEIEYDVPCHLQGRLMHLYAVCVDCLEGVHKIICIKCKSRWDGSWHQLGTMYTYDILAASPCCQARLNCKHCGKPVIDVRIGMQYFSEYSNVQQCPHCGNLDYHFVKPFSSFKVLEAY